Genomic segment of Streptomyces longhuiensis:
GTTCGGCGAGGCGGCGCCAGGCCAGGCGTACGCCGAGCCGGTACATGGCCTGGAGGGAGTCGAGGCTGCGGCCGTGCAGGCTCTGGCCGCGGCCGAACTCCTGGAAGACCGCCGGGTGGGAGCGCGGCCGGTCCTCCGCGTCGGCGAGCTGGAGCTGCACGAAGCCCTCGATGGCTCTGCGGATGCCGACGAGCGCCATGGGCTCGCCGGACTCGTCGAGCACAAGGGGTAAGTGGGGGTATTCGCGGCGGATCTCCCGAAGGATGTCCTCCGCGAGGGCGGGCGCCTCGGCCATGGCGAGCCCGGCGAACCGTTTCACCTGGAGCCGGGGCACATCGCGCCAGGCCGAGCGCTCGGGCCGCACGCCGCTGTGGGCGGCGGGGCCGCCGACGGGAACGGGGGGCACCCCTCAGCGCTCCCGGCCGGCCGTCTCGTACGTCACGAGCGGCACGTTCGGCTGGTCCGGGGTGGCGTTCAGGAGGGCGACGACGCCCAGGGAGGCGCCGAGGGCGAGCACGGCACCTGCCGCGACGGTCAGGGCGGCGGCCAGCAGTCGGTTCATCGCAGGGTCAGCCTCTCGTTCTGGAGGTCGAATCCCCACCCGTGCGCAGCGCGTGCCGGGCCCCGTTCCGGCAAGTGCCCAGTCTCTGCAATGCATTGACACTCCGTCAAGGGTGCGCCTACGGTTCCCGGCCCAAAGCCGCGTTGCGCCCGCACCAGACCTCCCTCCCCCACCCCCAGGAGTGCCGGATGCGTCGGACAGTCTCACCTTTCTCCCTGCTCACGCTGGGTCTCGGCGCGTTCCTGCTCGCCCTGGCCCCGCTGCTCGCGTGGTACGTCGAGCCACGCGCCGAACGCACCCCCGTCGACGTCGACACGACGACCGTGTTCACCGGAACCGGAAGCTACTTCGACACCGGCGCGGTGAAGACCGTGCACGACAGGAGGATCACCGTCACGCGCCAGGTGCGCGGTGACGTCGCCGCGTCCGAGAAGAGCGGCCGGGCGGTGTGGGACGTGTCCACGTCCGTCGACACCGACGCGTCGCTGCCCGCGGCGGACCCGCACGACGCGCTCCAGTGGACCCTGGAGCGCTGGGTCACCGACCGCAGGACCAACGCTCCGGTGCACTGCTGCGGTGAGCAGCCGTCCTTCGAGGGCGAGGCCTACCTCAAGTTCCCCTTCGACGTGCAGAAGCGCGCCTACCGCTGGTGGGACAACACGCTCGGCGCGACGGTCACGCTCTCCTACCGGGGCACGAAGAGGGTCCAGGGGTACGAGGGCTACCGCTTCACCGGCACCGTCCCCGCCACGAGGACCGGGTCGCGTCTGGTGCCCGGGACGATCGTGGGACAGCCGAAGCGGAATCAGGTGCTCGCCGAGGAGTGGTACGCGAACCACGGCATCGAACTGGTCGCCGATCCCAGGACGGGCCGGATCGTCTACGCGGCGATCGGCCCGCGCAAGACGCTGCGCGCCCCCGGTTCGGCGAAGGACGCGGTGGTGCTCCTGGACAGCGAGCGCATCGCGTTCACCCCGGCCACCCAGCGGCAGCAGGTCGCTCTCGCCGACGACGACAGCGGCCGGCTCCACCTCCTCGGCACCACGCTCCCGCTCGGGGCGGGCGCGGCCGGCCTGGTGCTCGCGGCACTGGGTGCCGTGTTCGTCGTACGGGGCAGGGGCGGACGGGGCGGTACGGACAGGAGCGGACCGTCGAATCCCGATTCGTCCCCAACAGTGCTGGAACCCTCCACGATGTGATGAGACGTCAGCTCCGGAAAGCTGAGAATTTGTCACCTCGGTGAGTAGCCGCATCGAACAGCTCGGCGAAAACTGTCCCACCCCACCCCCCGCACAGTTCGTGCACGGCCCCCGCACAGCCCCGGCACAGCTCCTTCGTGACCGCCGCCCCGGCACCCCGTTCCGCAGCCTGAGCCAGTCCCCGTGAAGGCGTCCGCAAAGGCGTCGTCCCCGAACGCTCCGCGCACACGTCCCCCCACACACAGTTCCGCACCCCGAGACGAGTTGGAGCACCCATGCCCCAGCACGTGCCCACCCCCCTGCGCACGCCCCACCCGGGCGACGCACGTCCCCACCCCGCACTTCCCCCACCGCCGCGCCGGATCGTCTTCCTCGCCCACCGCGACCTCGGCAACCCGGCCGCGGGCGGCTCCGAACTCCTCGTCGACCGGCTGGCCTACGGGCTGACCCGCCTGGGCCACGAGGTGACGCTGCTGTGCGGCGGGCCCGCCGCGTTCCGCGACTACCGCGTCGTGTCGGCCGGTGGCGACCTCGGCCACTACCTGCGGGCGCGCTCCGCGTTCGCCCGCCAGGTCGGCGACTGCGACCTGCTCGTGGAGGTGTGCAACGGCATGCCGTATCTGGCGCCGCTGTGGCACCGCGGCCCGACGCTGCGCCTGGTCAACCACGTCCACACCGATCTGTGGCGCATGCGCTTCGGCGGGCCGCTCGCGCCGGCCGCGCGGCTCGGGCGACGACTGGAGCACTGGGCGCTGTCCGGTGCCGAGCGCCGCGGTCTGCTGGTGGCCGTCTCGCCGTCGACGGCCA
This window contains:
- a CDS encoding DUF3068 domain-containing protein, with the translated sequence MRRTVSPFSLLTLGLGAFLLALAPLLAWYVEPRAERTPVDVDTTTVFTGTGSYFDTGAVKTVHDRRITVTRQVRGDVAASEKSGRAVWDVSTSVDTDASLPAADPHDALQWTLERWVTDRRTNAPVHCCGEQPSFEGEAYLKFPFDVQKRAYRWWDNTLGATVTLSYRGTKRVQGYEGYRFTGTVPATRTGSRLVPGTIVGQPKRNQVLAEEWYANHGIELVADPRTGRIVYAAIGPRKTLRAPGSAKDAVVLLDSERIAFTPATQRQQVALADDDSGRLHLLGTTLPLGAGAAGLVLAALGAVFVVRGRGGRGGTDRSGPSNPDSSPTVLEPSTM